A single genomic interval of Arthrobacter sp. NicSoilB8 harbors:
- a CDS encoding SGNH/GDSL hydrolase family protein, whose protein sequence is MRNASALSRFVATMIAVGALLSGCGQAPSSPEHDAGSSDVGLSGVQASAGQAGAANGAGVPVAAGSGGPVSAGSAAKARIGSGIDPASLPGGSVYRNPANGRNEVIVKDSSNTAVLIGDSQSEPSFGWPRQGLAAAGYKVFFCGRGGTGYVASNGKTGNYIDALQRGDWKLPYGTPPLVVLEGGGNDAARGASDAQIVANAERLIAIIQQRYPAARVLMVGTLARGAHYGGGRRSEVDTLLGKVANRHGLPFVSAGDWLTRYNLTGSMADGVHLNRHGHAALGAVFGQRLEAMGLEYQDPALLAGLYH, encoded by the coding sequence TCTTAGCGGCTGCGGGCAGGCCCCTTCCTCACCCGAGCACGACGCGGGTTCTTCCGACGTCGGCCTTTCGGGCGTGCAAGCATCCGCCGGCCAGGCCGGAGCGGCAAACGGCGCCGGCGTTCCTGTCGCCGCAGGCTCCGGCGGTCCTGTCTCCGCAGGCTCCGCGGCCAAAGCGCGGATCGGTTCCGGTATCGATCCCGCCAGCCTGCCGGGCGGCTCCGTCTACCGCAATCCCGCCAACGGCCGCAACGAGGTCATCGTCAAGGACTCCAGCAACACCGCGGTGCTGATTGGCGACTCGCAATCGGAACCGTCGTTTGGATGGCCCAGGCAGGGGCTGGCCGCGGCGGGCTACAAGGTTTTCTTCTGCGGCCGGGGAGGCACCGGCTACGTGGCGTCGAACGGCAAAACGGGCAACTACATTGACGCTCTCCAGCGCGGCGACTGGAAACTCCCGTACGGCACTCCTCCCCTCGTCGTGCTCGAAGGCGGCGGGAACGACGCCGCGCGCGGCGCCTCGGACGCGCAGATCGTCGCAAATGCCGAGCGGCTGATCGCCATTATCCAGCAGCGCTACCCCGCGGCCCGGGTGCTGATGGTCGGCACCCTCGCGCGCGGCGCCCACTATGGCGGAGGCCGCCGGAGCGAGGTGGACACGCTTCTCGGGAAAGTGGCGAACCGGCACGGGCTGCCGTTCGTCAGCGCGGGCGACTGGCTCACCCGGTACAACCTCACGGGTTCGATGGCGGACGGGGTGCACCTGAACCGGCACGGCCACGCGGCCCTGGGCGCCGTTTTCGGCCAGCGCCTGGAGGCGATGGGGCTGGAATACCAGGACCCGGCGCTCCTCGCCGGTTTGTACCACTAG
- a CDS encoding ABC transporter ATP-binding protein, with protein MSASVDIQEVEVVTDRPLLEIRDLAIGFTTSNGEVNAVRNAHLTVMPGETVAIVGESGSGKSTTALAAIGLLPGNGRVAAGRILFDGEDISNASEKRMIELRGNSIGMVPQDPMSNLNPVWKIGDQVRETLKANGLPSGPDDVAKVLSQAGLPDAASRAKQYPHEFSGGMRQRALIAIGLSCQPRLLIADEPTSALDVTVQRQILDHLDKMTTQLGTAVLLITHDLGLAAERADQVVVMYRGQVVESGPSLELLQNPQHPYTQRLVASAPSLASRRIQAAKELGVETDDMLAPTDTGVVEPSKRDEVLQIQNLKKVFKLRSGLGKSTDFTAVDDVSFSVKRGTTTAIVGESGSGKSTVAQMVLNLLTPTSGKIIFDGVDTSTLNSKEIFAFRRRVQPIFQDPYGSLDPMYNIFRTIEEPLRTHKIGDKASREKKVRELLDQVALPQSTMQRYPNELSGGQRQRVAIARALALDPEVIICDEAVSALDVLVQAQVLNLLAELQSRLGLTYLFITHDLAVVRQIADHVCVMEKGKLVETGSTDDVFESPQREYTRALLNAIPGAGLMLPPEVA; from the coding sequence ATGAGCGCCTCTGTTGATATCCAGGAAGTGGAGGTCGTCACCGACCGGCCGCTGCTCGAAATCCGGGACCTGGCCATCGGCTTCACCACCAGCAACGGTGAGGTCAACGCCGTCCGCAACGCCCACCTCACCGTCATGCCGGGCGAAACCGTCGCGATCGTGGGCGAGTCGGGCTCCGGCAAGTCCACCACCGCCCTGGCTGCCATCGGCCTGCTCCCGGGCAACGGCCGCGTCGCCGCAGGCCGGATCCTGTTCGACGGCGAGGACATCTCCAACGCCAGCGAAAAACGGATGATCGAACTCCGCGGCAACAGCATCGGCATGGTCCCGCAGGACCCGATGTCCAACTTGAACCCGGTGTGGAAGATTGGCGACCAGGTCCGCGAGACGTTGAAGGCCAACGGACTCCCGAGCGGCCCCGACGACGTCGCAAAGGTCCTGTCCCAGGCCGGGCTGCCGGACGCGGCAAGCCGTGCCAAGCAGTACCCGCACGAGTTCTCCGGCGGCATGCGCCAGCGCGCGCTGATTGCGATCGGGCTCTCCTGCCAGCCGCGCCTGCTGATCGCGGACGAGCCCACGTCGGCGCTCGACGTCACCGTGCAGCGCCAGATCCTCGATCACCTGGACAAGATGACGACGCAGCTCGGCACCGCGGTGCTGCTGATCACGCACGACCTCGGCCTCGCCGCCGAGCGAGCCGACCAGGTGGTCGTCATGTACCGCGGCCAGGTCGTCGAATCCGGGCCCTCCCTGGAGCTCCTGCAGAACCCTCAGCACCCCTACACGCAGCGGCTGGTGGCCTCGGCGCCGTCGTTGGCGTCCCGTCGTATCCAGGCCGCCAAGGAACTGGGCGTGGAAACCGACGACATGCTCGCCCCCACCGACACCGGTGTGGTTGAGCCGTCCAAGAGGGACGAGGTCCTGCAGATCCAGAACCTCAAGAAGGTCTTCAAGCTCCGCTCGGGCCTGGGCAAGTCCACGGACTTCACCGCCGTCGACGACGTCTCCTTCAGCGTCAAGCGGGGAACCACGACGGCGATCGTGGGGGAGTCGGGATCCGGCAAGTCCACGGTGGCGCAGATGGTCCTGAACCTCCTGACGCCGACCTCCGGCAAGATTATCTTCGACGGCGTGGACACCTCCACGCTGAACAGCAAGGAAATCTTTGCCTTCCGGCGCCGTGTGCAGCCGATCTTCCAGGACCCGTACGGTTCGCTGGACCCGATGTACAACATCTTCAGGACCATCGAGGAGCCGCTGCGGACCCACAAGATCGGGGACAAGGCCAGCCGCGAGAAGAAGGTCCGGGAGCTGCTGGACCAGGTGGCGCTGCCGCAGTCCACCATGCAGCGGTACCCGAACGAGCTCTCCGGCGGCCAGCGCCAGCGCGTCGCGATCGCCCGCGCCCTGGCCCTGGACCCGGAAGTGATCATCTGCGACGAGGCCGTCTCGGCGCTGGACGTGCTGGTGCAGGCGCAGGTGCTGAACCTGCTCGCCGAACTGCAGTCACGGCTCGGCCTGACCTACCTGTTCATCACCCACGACCTCGCGGTGGTCCGGCAGATCGCCGACCACGTGTGCGTCATGGAAAAGGGCAAGCTGGTGGAGACCGGGTCCACGGACGATGTTTTCGAATCGCCGCAGCGGGAGTACACCAGGGCGCTCCTTAACGCCATCCCGGGCGCCGGCCTCATGCTGCCGCCGGAAGTGGCCTGA
- a CDS encoding ABC transporter permease, which translates to MTPENTPARHAVSVRPGRRIEHFVADVSETPLQVTDRVKDEAAPLSLWGEAWKNLRKQPLFLISAFLILVVVAVSIFPGLFSPIDPTAEACQLANSDAGPAAGHPLGFTQQGCDVYARVIFGTRSSVTVGLFTTIGVLLIGGIMGAVAGYYGGWIDSILARINDIFFALPLILGAIVLMQLPMFRTNRTVWTLVLILVAFGWPQIARITRGAVIEVRNADFVTAARSLGVSKFGALMRHVLPNSLAPIIVVATISLGTFIVAESTLSFLGIGLPPSVMSWGNDIQAAQASLRSNPMPLLYPAIALSITVLSFIMLGDALRDALDPKARKR; encoded by the coding sequence ATGACTCCTGAGAACACCCCCGCACGCCACGCCGTTTCCGTTCGTCCGGGCCGCCGGATCGAGCACTTCGTCGCCGACGTCTCCGAGACCCCGCTCCAGGTGACGGACCGGGTCAAGGACGAAGCCGCACCGCTGAGCCTCTGGGGCGAGGCCTGGAAGAACCTGCGCAAGCAGCCGCTCTTCCTGATCTCCGCGTTCCTGATCCTTGTGGTCGTGGCGGTCTCCATCTTCCCCGGACTCTTCTCGCCGATCGACCCGACGGCGGAGGCGTGCCAGCTGGCCAACTCCGACGCCGGACCGGCCGCGGGTCACCCCCTGGGCTTCACCCAGCAGGGCTGCGACGTCTACGCCCGTGTCATCTTCGGCACGCGCTCCTCGGTGACGGTGGGCCTTTTCACCACTATCGGAGTGCTCCTGATCGGCGGCATCATGGGTGCCGTGGCCGGCTACTACGGCGGCTGGATCGACTCCATCCTGGCCCGCATCAATGACATCTTCTTCGCCCTGCCCCTGATCCTGGGCGCGATCGTGCTCATGCAGCTGCCGATGTTCCGGACGAACCGGACGGTCTGGACGCTCGTGCTCATCCTGGTGGCCTTCGGCTGGCCGCAGATCGCCCGGATTACCCGTGGCGCCGTCATCGAGGTCCGCAACGCCGACTTCGTCACGGCCGCCAGGTCGCTCGGCGTATCGAAGTTCGGTGCCCTCATGCGCCACGTCCTGCCGAACTCGCTGGCTCCGATCATCGTCGTCGCCACCATCTCCCTGGGCACCTTCATCGTGGCCGAATCCACGCTGTCCTTCCTGGGCATCGGGCTGCCGCCCAGCGTCATGTCCTGGGGAAATGACATCCAGGCGGCACAGGCCTCGCTCCGGTCCAACCCGATGCCGCTGCTCTACCCGGCCATCGCGCTGTCCATCACCGTCCTGAGCTTCATCATGCTGGGCGATGCCCTGCGTGACGCGCTCGATCCCAAAGCCCGCAAGCGATGA
- a CDS encoding ABC transporter permease has protein sequence MSTYILKRFLQLIPVFLGATLLVYFLVFSLPGDPIVALFGDKPVNEAVAAKLRAQYHLDQPFWMQYLLYLKSIFTFDLGQDFSGRPIAAVLGEVFPVTARLAIMALIFEGVFGIVFGLIAGLRKGKFFDATVLVASLVVIGIPIFVLGFLLQFTIGVQLGWAKPTVSSAATVQDLILPAIVLGLGSFAYVLRLTRTSVIENMNADYVRTATAKGLSRFQVVRVHILRNSLIPVITFLGADLGALMGGAIVTEGIFNVPGVGNRLYRAVLSGEGPTVVSIVTVLVLIYCLSNLLVDLLYGWLDPRIRYDS, from the coding sequence ATGTCGACCTACATCCTCAAGCGTTTCCTGCAACTGATTCCCGTCTTTTTGGGCGCAACACTGCTGGTGTACTTCCTGGTCTTCAGCCTGCCCGGCGACCCCATCGTGGCCTTGTTCGGCGACAAGCCGGTCAACGAGGCCGTGGCAGCCAAGCTGCGGGCGCAGTATCACCTGGACCAGCCGTTCTGGATGCAATACCTGCTTTACCTCAAGAGCATCTTCACGTTCGACCTCGGCCAGGACTTCTCCGGCCGTCCCATCGCCGCCGTGCTCGGCGAGGTCTTCCCCGTCACGGCGCGGCTGGCCATCATGGCGCTGATCTTTGAGGGTGTTTTCGGCATCGTCTTCGGCCTCATCGCAGGCCTGCGCAAGGGCAAGTTCTTCGACGCCACGGTTCTGGTCGCCTCCCTGGTCGTGATCGGCATCCCGATCTTCGTCCTCGGCTTCCTGCTGCAGTTCACCATCGGCGTCCAGCTGGGCTGGGCCAAACCGACCGTCAGTTCCGCCGCGACCGTCCAGGACCTCATCCTGCCGGCGATCGTGCTGGGGCTGGGCTCCTTCGCCTATGTCCTGCGCCTGACCCGCACGTCCGTCATCGAAAACATGAACGCCGACTACGTGCGCACCGCCACCGCCAAGGGCCTCTCCCGGTTCCAGGTGGTCCGCGTCCACATCCTGCGCAACTCCCTGATCCCCGTCATTACGTTCCTGGGCGCCGACCTCGGCGCCCTGATGGGCGGGGCAATCGTCACGGAAGGCATCTTCAACGTTCCGGGCGTGGGCAACCGGCTCTACCGGGCTGTGCTGTCGGGCGAAGGCCCCACGGTGGTCTCGATCGTCACCGTCCTGGTGCTGATCTACTGCCTCTCCAACCTGCTCGTTGACCTGCTTTACGGCTGGCTTGACCCGAGGATCCGCTATGACTCCTGA